In Scyliorhinus canicula chromosome 27, sScyCan1.1, whole genome shotgun sequence, the following proteins share a genomic window:
- the LOC119957758 gene encoding histone H2B 1.2-like, which yields MVDDKKAPAPKKGAKKTQKKIPVKGGKKRRRSRKESYSIYIYKVMKQVHPDTGISSKAMSIMNSFVSDIFERIAGEASRLAHYNKRSTISSREIQTAVRLLLPGELAKHAVSEGTKAVTKYTSSK from the coding sequence ATGGTTGATGACAAAAAAGCTCCAGCTCCCAAGAAGGGCGCTAAGAAAACCCAGAAGAAAATCCCAGTAAAGGGCGGCAAGAAGCGGCGAAGGTCGAGGAAGGAGAGTTACTCCATCTACATCTACAAAGTGATGAAGCAGGTTCACCCCGATACCGGCATCTCCTCCAAGGCCATGAGCATCATGAACTCGTTCGTCAGCGATATTTTCGAGCGTATCGCGGGTGAGGCTTCCCGCCTGGCCCATTACAACAAGCGCAGCACCATCAGCTCCCGGGAGATCCAGACCGCCGTGCGCCTGCTGCTGCCCGGGGAACTGGCCAAGCACGCCGTGTCGGAAGGGACAAAGGCGGTCACCAAGTACACCAGCTCCAAGTAA
- the LOC119957745 gene encoding histone H2AX — MSGRGKTGGKVRAKAKSRSSRAGLQFPVGRVHRLLRKGNYAQRVGAGAPVYLAAVLEYLTAEILELAGNAARDNKKSRIIPRHLQLAVRNDEELNKLLGGVTIAQGGVLPNIQAVLLPKKSSAASGKK, encoded by the coding sequence ATGTCTGGAAGAGGAAAGACCGGCGGTAAAGTTCGGGCCAAGGCCAAGTCTCGCTCCTCCCGGGCTGGACTGCAGTTCCCGGTGGGCCGTGTTCACAGGCTCCTGAGAAAGGGTAACTATGCCCAGCGTGTGGGTGCCGGAGCCCCGGTCTATCTGGCTGCTGTGCTCGAGTATCTGACCGCTGAAATCCTCGAGCTGGCCGGGAACGCGGCCCGGGACAACAAGAAGAGCCGCATCATCCCCAGACACCTGCAGCTGGCCGTCCGCAACGACGAGGAGCTCAACAAGCTGCTGGGAGGGGTGACCATCGCTCAGGGCGGGGTGCTGCCTAATATCCAGGCCGTGCTGCTGCCTAAGAAAAGCAGCGCTGCGAGCGGCAAGAAGTGA
- the LOC119957739 gene encoding histone H3, with protein sequence MARTKQTARKSTGGKAPRKQLATKAARKSAPATGGVKKPHRYRPGTVALREIRRYQKSTELLIRKLPFQRLVREIAQDFKTDLRFQSSAVMALQEASEAYLVGLFEDTNLCAIHAKRVTIMPKDIQLARRIRGERA encoded by the coding sequence ATGGCCAGGACCAAGCAGACAGCGCGCAAATCGACTGGAGGCAAAGCTCCTCGCAAACAGCTGGCTACCAAAGCGGCCCGCAAGAGCGCTCCAGCCACGGGCGGAGTGAAGAAGCCTCATCGCTACAGACCCGGCACTGTGGCTCTGAGGGAGATCCGCCGCTACCAGAAATCCACCGAGCTGCTGATCCGCAAACTGCCCTTCCAGCGCCTGGTGCGAGAGATCGCTCAGGACTTCAAGACAGACCTGCGCTTCCAGAGCTCCGCCGTCATGGCCCTGCAGGAGGCCAGCGAGGCTTACCTGGTGGGGCTCTTTGAGGACACCAACCTGTGCGCCATCCACGCTAAGCGAGTCACCATCATGCCCAAAGACATCCAGCTGGCCCGCCGCATCCGCGGGGAACGCGCCTAA